The Arachis hypogaea cultivar Tifrunner chromosome 14, arahy.Tifrunner.gnm2.J5K5, whole genome shotgun sequence genome has a segment encoding these proteins:
- the LOC112744308 gene encoding uncharacterized protein: MASRVILQRKRSLLFNPVNQHARFILGFSSLGHGQAFESSDCEGLSQSPCCSPATTGHNKLGRSSSPAQKNDLAALAASRIFLHNYFRISNSGFRIEISPSRSKWSFQHVHYISTASTHQSGLASSNGGNEQSDAKQKKEASPEECDEAVQDLSTIKAKAKAKKLEESDKNAESIIKSLWAKILGIGPAIKAIMSMSRDDWAKKLRHWKDEFISTMKHYWFGTKLLWADIRISSRLLLKLAGGKSLSRRERQQLTRTTADIFRLVPVAVFIIVPFMELLLPVFLKLFPNMLPSTFQDKLKEEEALKRRLNARIEYAKFLQDTVKEMAKEVQHSRSGDIKKTAEDLDGFMNKVRTGARVSNDEILGFAKLFNDELTLDNISRPRLVNMCKYMGISPYGTDAYLRFMLRKRLQEIKNDDKLIQEEGVESLSEAELRQACRDRGLLGLLSVEEMRQQLRDWLDLSLNHSVPSSLLILSRAFSVSGKVGPEEAVQATLSSLPDEVVDTVGATSLPSEDSVSERKRKLEFLEMQEELIKEEEEKEVEQAKVTESVGSKRDLPLEEMASSKSKQAQEEVKAKVLDKQEQLCELSRALAVFASASSVSREREEFVRLVKKEVDLYNSMVGKEGTDAEQEARKAYQAARKDSDRAMGIALEDKVSSALADRVDNMLQTLEKEIDDVDAKIGDRWRLLDRDADGKVTPEEVVAAAIYLKDTLGKEAVHELISNLSKDSDGKILVEDILKLGKEDTEEETRS; this comes from the exons atgGCTTCAAGAGTGATTTTGCAAAGGAAAAGGAGCCTCTTGTTCAATCCTGTGAATCAACATGCTCGCTTTATTCTTGGATTCTCAAGCCTTGGGCATGGTCAAGCATTTGAGTCCAGTGATTGCGAAGGTTTGAGTCAGTCTCCCTGCTGTTCCCCGGCAACTACCGGACACAATAAACTGGGAAGAAGCTCATCTCCTGCCCAAAAGAATGATTTAGCAGCTCTAGCAGCATCAAGAATTTTCTTGCATAATTACTTTAGGATTTCAAATAGTGGATTTAGAATTGAGATTTCTCCATCAAGATCCAAGTGGTCATTCCAACATGTGCATTACATTTCCACGGCTTCAACTCATCAATCTGGATTGGCTAGCAGTAATGGGGGAAATGAACAATCAGATGCTAAACAGAAAAAGGAAGCTTCACCAGAGGAATGTGATGAAGCTGTTCAAGACTTGAGTACTATAAAAGCtaaagccaaggctaaaaagTTGGAAGAATCAGATAAGAATGCCGAATCTATTATTAAGAGCTTATGGGCTAAGATTCTAGGAATTGGTCCAGCTATCAAAGCTATTATGTCAATGAGCAG GGATGACTGGGCCAAAAAGCTTCGCCACTGGAAGGATGAGTTTATATCTACAATGAAACACTACTGGTTTGGTACAAAACTACTTTGGGCAGATATTAGGATAAGCTCCAGACTATTGTTGAAACTTGCTGGTGGAAAAAGTCTTTCTAGAAGGGAAAGGCAGCAACTCACACGGACAACAGCTGATATTTTCAGGCTAGTCCCCGTTGCTGTATTTATCATAGTTCCATTCATGGAGTTATTGTTGCCTGTATTCCTGAAACTATTCCCCAACATGCTTCCATCCACTTTCCAGGACAAGTTGAAAGAAGAG GAGGCATTGAAGAGAAGGCTAAATGCAAGAATTGAATATGCCAAGTTTCTTCAAGATACCGTAAAAGAAATGGCGAAGGAGGTTCAACATTCACGAAGTGGAGATATAAAGAAGACAGCAGAAGATCTTGATGGGTTTATGAACAAG GTTAGGACAGGTGCCCGAGTTTCAAATGATGAAATTTTAGGGTTTgccaaattatttaatgatgagcTTACCTTGGATAACATTAGCAG GCCCCGCTTGGTAAACATGTGTAAATATATGGGAATCAGCCCATATGGCACTGATGCATATTTGCGTTTCATGCTCCGCAAAAGATTACAGGA GATCAAGAATGATGATAAATTGATTCAAGAAGAAGGTGTGGAGTCTCTTTCAGAAGCAGAGCTTCGTCAAGCTTGTAGAGATCGAGGATTACTTGGATTACTTTCAGTGGAGGAAATGCGACAACAG CTTAGGGATTGGCTGGATTTGTCTCTCAACCATTCTGTGCCATCTTCCCTCTTAATTCTTTCTag AGCATTTTCTGTTTCAGGAAAGGTGGGGCCAGAGGAAGCTGTTCAAGCTACACTGTCTTCTCTGCCAGACGAGGTTGTAGATACGGTTGGGGCAACAAGTTTGCCTTCTGAAGATTCTGTTTCAGAAAGGAAGAGGAAGTTGGAATTTTTAGAAATGCAAGAGGAGCTAATCAAG gaggaggaagagaaagaagtgGAACAAGCCAAAGTGACAGAATCCGTTGGTAGCAAAAGGGATTTACCATTGGAAGAGATGGCTTCTTCAAAATCtaaacaagcacaagaagaagtAAAAGCAAAGGTACTGGACAAGCAGGAGCAACTTTGTGAGCTCAGCCGTGCATTAGCTGTTTTTGCATCAGCATCT TCAGTTAGCAGAGAACGTGAAGAATTCGTGAGGCTTGTCAAAAAGGAG GTAGATCTGTATAATAGCATGGTAGGGAAAGAGGGTACTGATGCTGAGCAAGAAGCTAGGAAAGCCTATCAAGCTGCAAGGAAGGACAGCGATCGTGCTATGGGGATAGCTTTGGAAGACAAGGTTTCTTCAGCACTTGCTGACAGG GTTGATAATATGCTCCAGACACTTGAAAAAGAAATTGATGATGTTGATGCTAAAATTGGAGACCGCTGGCGGTTGCTAGACAG GGATGCTGATGGGAAAGTAACGCCTGAGGAAGTTGTAGCTGCAGCTATCTATCTGAAGGACACGCTGGGTAAAGAAGCAGTTCATGAACTTATCAGCAACCTTTCCAAAGATAGTG ATGGCAAAATTTTGGtggaagatattttgaaactGGGTAAAGAAGATACAGAGGAAGAAACAAGATCATga
- the LOC112744309 gene encoding transcription termination factor MTEF18, mitochondrial isoform X2, whose product MPPEHIGNKALCSLMSLIAKVDFSAPTFSKSFQKFLRYHPINEFEVFFESIGIEYSMVSELLPRDKVFFSEDVILFDAACTLCDFGFPWEKLGLLYMAESSIFGMNAEQLNRRLCGFKGFGFGSVEVIGICLAFPFVLLEEGQVRAGRIERLLSDLKLIFLDFGLGRFVEGDVDSWHEMCRKLRVFYDLDSQKGELGELIGRHKSIFIEYTEEELVNKVDYFCRFGVKKDEVAQLILQCPEILKLDLEKPVFNVMKLLTHFGLSNEDIEEVSRSYGHVMGTNKMANLPNVMKALGLQEWFFKKIKDGNHMLLADYIARYPKEEQDLDYQESLRIIRSLKTRVHNIGKLNFLLGLGFGENTLSINLLNHLHGTSTELHERFDCLLRSKIEFSRLCMMVRTTPRILNQNSETIEQKVNFFHQEMGTTLNHVETFPAILYYHLEDRIIPRYRFHKWLSGKGLSCKKYSIRSMIANNEKKFVARVFKIHPAAPKHWFEQFRHGKLPV is encoded by the exons ATGCCACCAG AGCACATTGGCAACAAAGCCCTTTGTTCCCTCATGAGTCTCATTGCAAAGGTAGATTTTTCAGCCCCTACTTTCTCTAAAAGCTTTCAGAAGTTCCTTAGGTACCACCCTATTAATGAATTCGAGGTCTTCTTCGAGAGCATAGGGATAGAGTACAGTATGGTGTCTGAGTTGTTGCCTCGTGACAAGGTGTTCTTTTCTGAAGATGTGATCCTCTTTGATGCTGCTTGCACTCTTTGTGATTTCGGGTTTCCCTGGGAGAAGTTGGGGTTGTTGTATATGGCAGAAAGTTCAATATTTGGCATGAATGCTGAACAGTTGAATAGAAGGCTTTGCGGATTTAAAGGGTTTGGTTTTGGTAGCGTTGAGGTTATTGGTATATGTTTGGCTTTCCCTTTTGTTTTACTTGAGGAAGGCCAAGTGAGAGCTGGAAGAATTGAGCGACTGTTAAGTGATCTGAAattgatatttttggattttgggTTGGGAAGGTTTGTTGAGGGAGATGTGGATTCTTGGCATGAGATGTGTAGAAAATTAAGGGTGTTTTATGATTTAGATAGTCAGAAAGGGGAGTTAGGCGAACTAATCGGAAGGCATAAAAGTATATTTATCGAATATacagaagaagagttggttaatAAAGTGGATTATTTCTGTAGATTTGGTGTGAAGAAGGATGAAGTGGCTCAGTTGATTTTACAGTGCCCGGAAATATTGAAACTGGATCTGGAGAAACCGGTATTCAATGTAATGAAGCTGTTGACACACTTTGGCCTTAGCAATGAAGATATAGAGGAAGTAAGTCGGAGTTATGGTCATGTTATGGGAACAAATAAAATGGCTAATCTTCCTAATGTAATGAAGGCTTTAGGCTTACAAGAGTGGTTCTTCAAGAAAATCAAGGATGGAAATCATATGTTGTTAGCAGATTATATCGCAAGATATCCTAAAGAAGAACAGGATCTAGATTATCAAGAAAGTTTAAGGATAATTAGAAGTTTAAAAACACGGGTTCATAATATCGGTAAATTAAATTTCTTGCTTGGCTTGGGCTTTGGAGAAAATACTTTGTCCATAAACCTTTTGAATCATCTTCATGGCACTAGTACTGAGCTGCACGAAAGATTCGATTGCCTCCTACGTTCAAAGATTGAATTCTCCCGGCTCTGTATGATGGTAAGAACAACCCCAAGGATTCTTAACCAAAATTCGGAAACCATTGAGCAAAAGGTGAATTTCTTCCACCAGGAAATGGGAACTACTTTAAATCATGTGGAAACTTTTCCAGCAATATTGTATTATCACTTAGAGGACCGGATTATACCTAGGTACAGATTCCATAAGTGGCTTTCAGGAAAAGGTCTGAGTTGTAAGAAATATTCTATTCGAAGTATGATTGCGAACAACGAAAAGAAATTTGTGGCTCGTGTCTTCAAAATTCATCCGGCTGCTCCAAAACATTGGTTTGAGCAATTCCGGCATGGTAAGTTGCCAGTGTAA
- the LOC112744309 gene encoding transcription termination factor MTEF18, mitochondrial isoform X1: MNLFLLQVPMFSLFLRRHFFSTKLPTLSKVPTRHRTFALREAQNALTDYLHATRCLPFTYAEHIGNKALCSLMSLIAKVDFSAPTFSKSFQKFLRYHPINEFEVFFESIGIEYSMVSELLPRDKVFFSEDVILFDAACTLCDFGFPWEKLGLLYMAESSIFGMNAEQLNRRLCGFKGFGFGSVEVIGICLAFPFVLLEEGQVRAGRIERLLSDLKLIFLDFGLGRFVEGDVDSWHEMCRKLRVFYDLDSQKGELGELIGRHKSIFIEYTEEELVNKVDYFCRFGVKKDEVAQLILQCPEILKLDLEKPVFNVMKLLTHFGLSNEDIEEVSRSYGHVMGTNKMANLPNVMKALGLQEWFFKKIKDGNHMLLADYIARYPKEEQDLDYQESLRIIRSLKTRVHNIGKLNFLLGLGFGENTLSINLLNHLHGTSTELHERFDCLLRSKIEFSRLCMMVRTTPRILNQNSETIEQKVNFFHQEMGTTLNHVETFPAILYYHLEDRIIPRYRFHKWLSGKGLSCKKYSIRSMIANNEKKFVARVFKIHPAAPKHWFEQFRHGKLPV, translated from the exons ATGAACCTCTTTCTCCTCCAAGTGCCCATGTTCTCCCTGTTCCTCCGCCGCCATTTCTTCTCCACCAAGCTCCCTACCCTCTCCAAGGTCCCCACGCGCCACAGAACCTTCGCTCTCCGTGAAGCTCAGAACGCCCTCACTGACTACCTTCATGCCACCAG GTGCTTGCCTTTTACCTATGCAGAGCACATTGGCAACAAAGCCCTTTGTTCCCTCATGAGTCTCATTGCAAAGGTAGATTTTTCAGCCCCTACTTTCTCTAAAAGCTTTCAGAAGTTCCTTAGGTACCACCCTATTAATGAATTCGAGGTCTTCTTCGAGAGCATAGGGATAGAGTACAGTATGGTGTCTGAGTTGTTGCCTCGTGACAAGGTGTTCTTTTCTGAAGATGTGATCCTCTTTGATGCTGCTTGCACTCTTTGTGATTTCGGGTTTCCCTGGGAGAAGTTGGGGTTGTTGTATATGGCAGAAAGTTCAATATTTGGCATGAATGCTGAACAGTTGAATAGAAGGCTTTGCGGATTTAAAGGGTTTGGTTTTGGTAGCGTTGAGGTTATTGGTATATGTTTGGCTTTCCCTTTTGTTTTACTTGAGGAAGGCCAAGTGAGAGCTGGAAGAATTGAGCGACTGTTAAGTGATCTGAAattgatatttttggattttgggTTGGGAAGGTTTGTTGAGGGAGATGTGGATTCTTGGCATGAGATGTGTAGAAAATTAAGGGTGTTTTATGATTTAGATAGTCAGAAAGGGGAGTTAGGCGAACTAATCGGAAGGCATAAAAGTATATTTATCGAATATacagaagaagagttggttaatAAAGTGGATTATTTCTGTAGATTTGGTGTGAAGAAGGATGAAGTGGCTCAGTTGATTTTACAGTGCCCGGAAATATTGAAACTGGATCTGGAGAAACCGGTATTCAATGTAATGAAGCTGTTGACACACTTTGGCCTTAGCAATGAAGATATAGAGGAAGTAAGTCGGAGTTATGGTCATGTTATGGGAACAAATAAAATGGCTAATCTTCCTAATGTAATGAAGGCTTTAGGCTTACAAGAGTGGTTCTTCAAGAAAATCAAGGATGGAAATCATATGTTGTTAGCAGATTATATCGCAAGATATCCTAAAGAAGAACAGGATCTAGATTATCAAGAAAGTTTAAGGATAATTAGAAGTTTAAAAACACGGGTTCATAATATCGGTAAATTAAATTTCTTGCTTGGCTTGGGCTTTGGAGAAAATACTTTGTCCATAAACCTTTTGAATCATCTTCATGGCACTAGTACTGAGCTGCACGAAAGATTCGATTGCCTCCTACGTTCAAAGATTGAATTCTCCCGGCTCTGTATGATGGTAAGAACAACCCCAAGGATTCTTAACCAAAATTCGGAAACCATTGAGCAAAAGGTGAATTTCTTCCACCAGGAAATGGGAACTACTTTAAATCATGTGGAAACTTTTCCAGCAATATTGTATTATCACTTAGAGGACCGGATTATACCTAGGTACAGATTCCATAAGTGGCTTTCAGGAAAAGGTCTGAGTTGTAAGAAATATTCTATTCGAAGTATGATTGCGAACAACGAAAAGAAATTTGTGGCTCGTGTCTTCAAAATTCATCCGGCTGCTCCAAAACATTGGTTTGAGCAATTCCGGCATGGTAAGTTGCCAGTGTAA